One window from the genome of Eucalyptus grandis isolate ANBG69807.140 chromosome 7, ASM1654582v1, whole genome shotgun sequence encodes:
- the LOC120295770 gene encoding probable WRKY transcription factor 30, with protein sequence MSNTSTEWRPEMPELDRTNLGKAINTSQRTVQERWSGVSKSNQSTKFKKSARVQATTINCGSSDFQKIVKEFTEIPSLNGSPISSADSTPTKRKMMPRGTEQVRVTPASNLDVQPEDGYIWTMYRQRTSLEAKYPRNYYWCTHKFEQGCLATKQVQRSDDDPTVFEITYRGRHTCTDRPPAVVPPFSLPENQNDSNASIDDAPLQIRELPVYVSAATSGNNSQATGHQRRLPELKVAYHGRKSDDNEMQRLVEVNIPFFLPLTSLLVSSLCLPPIGYKL encoded by the exons ATGAGCAACACCAGCACAGAATGGAGGCCAGAAATGCCAGAACTAGACAGGACCAATCTTGGTAAGGCTATCAACACCAGCCAGAGAACGGTTCAGGAACGATGGTCGGGGGTATCGAAATCAAACCAGAGCACCAAATTCAAGAAGTCTGCTCGAGTTCAGGCGACAACCATCAACTGCGGCAGCAGCGACTTCCAGAAAATTGTCAAGGAATTCACCGAAATCCCTTCGCTCAACGGGAGCCCGATTAGCAGTGCGGACTCTACTCCAACGAAAAg AAAGATGATGCCGCGGGGGACAGAGCAGGTCCGAGTCACCCCAGCCTCGAACCTCGATGTGCAACCTGAGGATGGGTACATTTGGACGATGTACCGTCAGAGGACATCTCTTGAAGCCAAGTATCCAAG GAACTACTATTGGTGCACTCATAAATTTGAGCAAGGTTGTTTGGCTACCAAGCAAGTGCAAAGATCCGATGACGACCCTACTGTCTTCGAGATCACGTACCGTGGAAGGCATACGTGTACTGACCGCCCTCCCGCTGTCGTCCCTCCTTTCTCACTGCCTGAAAATCAAAATGATTCCAATGCCTCCATCGATGATGCCCCTCTCCAAATCAGGGAACTCCCTGTGTATGTCTCGGCCGCAACTTCAGGCAACAACTCTCAAGCAACA GGACACCAGAGACGATTACCAGAGTTGAAGGTAGCTTATCACGGAAGAAAGTCGGATGACAATGAGATGCAACGACTTGTTGAGGTCAACATacctttctttctccctcttaCGTCATTATTAGTTTCTAGCCTATGTTTGCCTCCAATAGGTTACAAGTTATGA